A genomic region of Mus musculus strain C57BL/6J chromosome 7, GRCm38.p6 C57BL/6J contains the following coding sequences:
- the Pvr gene encoding poliovirus receptor precursor, with product MAQLARATRSPLSWLLLLFCYALRKAGGDIRVLVPYNSTGVLGGSTTLHCSLTSNENVTITQITWMKKDSGGSHALVAVFHPKKGPNIKEPERVKFLAAQQDLRNASLAISNLSVEDEGIYECQIATFPRGSRSTNAWLKVQARPKNTAEALEPSPTLILQDVAKCISANGHPPGRISWPSNVNGSHREMKEPGSQPGTTTVTSYLSMVPSRQADGKNITCTVEHESLQELDQLLVTLSQPYPPENVSISGYDGNWYVGLTNLTLTCEAHSKPAPDMAGYNWSTNTGDFPNSVKRQGNMLLISTVEDGLNNTVIVCEVTNALGSGQGQVHIIVKEKPENMQQNTRLHLGYIFLIVFVLAVVIIIAALYTIRRCRHGRALQSNPSERENVQYSSVNGDCRLNMEPNSTR from the exons ATGGCTCAACTCGCCCGAGCCACCCGCTCCCCGCTGtcatggctgctgctgctgttctgctATGCACTCCGGAAAGCGG GTGGGGATATACGTGTGCTGGTGCCCTACAATTCGACAGGCGTCTTGGGAGGGTCGACCACCTTGCACTGTAGTCTGACTTCTAATGAGAATGTGACTATCACTCAAATAACCTGGATGAAGAAGGATTCAGGTGGATCCCAcgctcttgtggctgtcttccacCCCAAGAAGGGGCCCAACATCAAAGAGCCAGAGAGGGTGAAATTCTTGGCTGCCCAACAGGATCTGAGGAACGCATCTCTGGCCATCTCGAACTTAAGTGTAGAAGACGAAGGCATCTATGAATGTCAGATTGCCACATTCCCCAGAGGCAGTAGAAGCACCAATGCCTGGCTGAAGGTGCAAG CCCGACCTAAGAACACTGCAGAGGCCCTGGAGCCCTCTCCCACCTTGATACTGCAGGATGTGGCTAAATGCATCTCTGCCAATGGTCACCCTCCTGGACGAATCTCTTGGCCCTCGAATGTGAATGGAAGTCACCGTGAAATGAAGGAACCAGGGTCCCAGCCGGGCACCACCACAGTTACCAGCTACCTCTCCATGGTACCTTCTCGCCAGGCAGACGGCAAGAACATCACCTGCACGGTGGAGCATGAAAGCTTACAGGAGCTGGACCAGCTGCTGGTGACCCTTTCCCAACCCT ATCCACCTGAAAACGTGTCCATCTCTGGCTATGACGGCAACTGGTATGTTGGCCTCACTAACTTGACCCTGACCTGTGAAGCTCACAGCAAACCAGCGCCTGACATGGCTGGATATAACTGGAGCAC GAACACGGGTGACTTTCCCAACTCTGTTAAGCGCCAGGGCAATATGCTTCTAATCTCCACCGTAGAGGATGGTCTCAATAACACGGTCATTGTGTGCGAAGTCACCAATGCCCTAGGGTCTGGGCAGGGCCAAGTGCACATCATTGTTAAAG AGAAACCTGAGAATATGCAGCAAAATACAAGATTACACCTAGGCTACATCTTTCTTATCGTCTTTGTCCTCGCTGTAGTCATCATCATCGCAGCACTATACACTATACGAAGATGCAGGCATG